A part of Misgurnus anguillicaudatus chromosome 6, ASM2758022v2, whole genome shotgun sequence genomic DNA contains:
- the avpr1aa gene encoding arginine vasopressin receptor 1Aa codes for MDHPNNTSQPFNSTDPFGRDEEVAKIEIAVLSITFAVAVIGNCSVLVAIHNTKKKTSRMHLFIKHLSLADLVVAFFQVLPQLCWEITFRFYGPDFLCRIVKHLQVMGMFASTYMMVMMTLDRYIAICHPLKTLQQSTRRSRIMIGGTWIGSLVLSLPQYFIFSLSEIKKDSEVYDCWAHFIQPWGVQAYITWITVGIFLVPVIILMTCYGFICHSIRKNIRYKTKKTSGDGACKNGLVGKNSVSSVSTISRAKLRTVKMTFVIVLAYIICWAPFFTVQMWSVWDKSFKWDDSENTAVTLSALLASLNSCCNPWIYMIFSGHLLQDFAHCFPCGHKIQQSFRKEDSDSSIRRTTLLTKITNRSPTCSSSTWKELDHSPKSDRSPQTLT; via the exons ATGGATCACCCTAACAATACATCTCAACCCTTCAATTCCACCGACCCGTTCGGTCGGGACGAAGAAGTCGCCAAAATCGAGATCGCGGTACTAAGCATCACCTTCGCGGTCGCGGTCATCGGCAATTGCAGCGTCTTGGTGGCCATACACAACACCAAGAAAAAGACTTCACGCATGCATCTGTTCATTAAACACCTCAGCCTGGCCGATCTGGTAGTGGCTTTTTTCCAAGTCCTCCCACAGCTGTGCTGGGAAATCACTTTCCGTTTCTACGGCCCGGATTTTCTGTGCCGGATCGTGAAACACCTGCAAGTGATGGGTATGTTCGCCTCCACGTACATGATGGTCATGATGACCCTGGACCGATACATCGCCATCTGTCACCCTCTAAAGACCCTCCAGCAGTCCACCAGGAGGTCTCGCATCATGATTGGTGGCACATGGATCGGCAGTCTGGTCCTCAGCCTCCCCCAGTACTTTATCTTCTCCCTCAGTGAGATCAAGAAGGACTCGGAGGTTTACGACTGCTGGGCGCACTTTATCCAGCCGTGGGGAGTTCAAGCCTACATCACCTGGATCACCGTGGGAATTTTCCTGGTGCCAGTCAttatattaatgacatgttATGGATTTATATGTCACAGCATCCGGAAAAACATCAGATATAAAACCAAAAAGACATCAGGTGATGGCGCATGTAAGAACGGATTGGTGGGGAAGAACTCGGTCAGTAGTGTGTCCACTATATCCAGAGCCAAGTTAAGAACtgttaaaatgacttttgtgATCGTCTTGGCTTATATCATCTGCTGGGCTCCGTTTTTCACCGTACAGATGTGGTCTGTCTGGGATAAAAGCTTCAAATGGGATG ATTCTGAGAATACGGCCGTTACTCTGTCAGCATTGCTGGCCAGTCTCAACAGCTGCTGTAACCCCTGGATCTACATGATCTTCAGTGGACATCTCCTGCAGGACTTCGCTCACTGCTTCCCCTGCGGCCACAAAATCCAGCAGAGCTTCAGGAAAGAGGATTCGGACAGCAGCATCCGGAGAACCACGCTGCTCACTAAAATCACCAACCGCAGCCCCACCTGCAGTTCATCAACCTGGAAGGAACTCGACCACTCGCCAAAATCTGACAGATCACCTCAGACGCTGACGTAA
- the LOC141364212 gene encoding uncharacterized protein has protein sequence MIAQSCRHHPYPYSAAMQALQLQYGQPHQLAQGEIAAILTSPDVKPNDSHSFQSFALRVHLLVSMLLSLEGPRGMELNCCSHVDRLLSKLPKYLRDGFIEFLQQQGKLNSISLNPYNLQDFAGWLQRYQHERPPGVSKEKTQAKTKGSSLIVYHGASQAETALPTRPKELKPKKPFKVHCLFCNSKEHYITRCDNVKEQSVADLQKWISDGKRCWRCARLHVPEICNLKKPCCDCGGIHLQVLHRIARDDPTNCTSSTSESRIYLTPASATSRVFLKVVPVLLHSGFRSVETYAILDDGAQRTMILPIAVHKLQLEGEPETLALRTVRSDVTHLSGLKINLEISSKSEPGRRFQIRGAFTASGLDLVEQSYPVQRLQRRYAHLRELPLQSFHNVRPLVLIGSDHVHLITADRPVRRGLKGGPVAMHTALGWALQGAEDCMPSHESVQQCLFVSTDCPNDLLCRNVEKLWQLDILPYRNEKLVVRSKEDQEAIKLLESRTQRIEVEEIQRYATPLLRRPGAPKLMSTIQSVMPSLRSTERKLQRDPDKAVVYSSEINKLIKAGYVTKLQPEEVAKSEEAWYIPHHLVYHNDKPRVVFNCSFKYQGLSLNDQLLPGPALGPSLLGVLLRFRQHQVAVSADIRGMFHQVRLLPEDRPLLRFIWRDLHCENCPDVYEWQVLPFGTTSSPCCAIFAVQQHARSNQENYPGALHTVQQSFYVDNYLASFPTTSEVKETVDQLRSLMSDGGFDLRQWASNQPSVISHLPTEARSLAAEEWLGQIKTDPMEPTLGLRWNCAADTLGYHYRPIEYAALTMRTAYQVLATQYDPLGFIVPFTTRAKVLIQQLWSKQRGWDDPNLPPDLRAAWSTWESELQHLSAITIPRCYSSGPKDDLQRYDLHVFCDASERAYGAVAYLVESTKDVTHTSFVMARSRVAPKRQQSMPRLELCAALAGAQLAKLLNDEITLTIQQTILWTDSTTVLAWLQSDSCRFKVFVGTRVSEIQELTEPSAWRYVDTQQNPADDITRGKSLFSFTEPGDWSQGPSFLKLDSEHWPKRPEQATSDGLPELKGFTVCCLTITVPDQTLPDAAQFSTWKDLVEATRQTCRKVTDDSDNTQLMDHREAELVLLRECQAQSFPEEIAALKTNKLIPSHSRLTCLAPEWDPETNVIRVGGRLRRLESPSVEQIHPIVLDPQHPATKLLIKDFDERLLHPGTERVYAEIRRQYWILRGRQAVKHHQLNCVSCQRWRAQPKVPPMADLPPERLRLLFPPFYSTGVDCFGPYHVKIGRRVEKRWGVIFKCLTTRAVHIELLNSMDVDALLLALRRFIARRGRPKEIRSDCGTNFRGAEQELRETFAAMESQLKEQLADYQILFKFNPPNAPHFGGVWEREIRSIKAALQVAVGSQSVSEDVLSTVLVEVEGILNSKPLGYVSADVADLDPITPNLLLMGRRDASLPQVAYAPGDMGRRRWRHCQNLVDQFWYQFTRNYLLGLQVRQKWHKPSDNLAVDSIVLIVDPQLPRAQWPIGKVVKTVVSKDGCVRIADVLVRGKVYTRPVARLILLPAFEDDTKDS, from the exons ATGATAGCACAGTCCTGCCGACATCACCCATATCCGTATTCAGCGGCTATGCAAGCACTTCAATTACAGTACGGCCAGCCACATCAGTTGGCACAAGGTGAGATTGCAGCCATCCTCACATCACCAGATGTCAAGCCCAATGATAGCCACAGCTTTCAGAGCTTTGCTTTGCGAGTTCATCTCCTAGTCAGCATGCTGCTGTCCCTAGAGGGACCTAGAGGGATGGAGCTTAATTGTTGCTCACATGTAGACCGCCTACTTAGCAAGCTGCCAAAGTACCTACGAGATGGCTTCATTGAGTTCCTTCAACAGCAGGGAAAGCTTAACTCTATTAGTCTTAATCCCTATAATCTACAGGACTTCGCTGGATGGCTGCAG CGTTACCAGCATGAGAGACCTCCTGGGGTCAGTAAAGAGAAAACCCAAGCTAAAACAAAGGGTTCGAGTTTAATTGTTTATCATGGTGCATCTCAAGCCGAGACTGCGCTCCCTACTCGTCCCAAAGAGCTCAAACCGAAGAAACCATTCAAGGTACACTGCCTCTTTTGCAACAGTAAGGAGCACTACATTACTCGTTGTGATAACGTCAAAGAGCAATCGGTTGCTGACCTGCAGAAGTGGATTTCTGATGGAAAGAGATGCTGGCGATGTGCACGATTACATGTGCCCGAAATATGCAACCTCAAAAAGCCATGTTGTGACTGTGGTGGAATACATCTGCAGGTGCTTCATCGTATAGCACGTGATGATCCAACAAACTGTACATCAAGCACATCAGAGAGTCGAATTTACCTTACCCCTGCTAGCGCGACCAGCAGAGTGTTTCTCAAAGTGGTACCAGTGTTGCTACACAGTGGGTTCAGATCTGTGGAGACTTATGCTATACTGGATGATGGAGCACAGAGAACCATGATCTTACCAATAGCCGTCCACAAGCTTCAGTTGGAGGGTGAACCTGAAACACTGGCTCTACGTACAGTACGCTCCGATGTCACCCATCTGTCCGGGCTCAAGATTAACTTGGAAATTTCCTCTAAAAGTGAACCAGGGAGGCGCTTCCAGATACGTGGGGCCTTCACAGCTTCAGGTCTGGACTTAGTAGAGCAATCGTATCCAGTGCAGAGACTTCAGAGACGATATGCTCACCTCAGAGAGCTTCCGTTACAGTCATTTCACAATGTGCGTCCATTGGTGCTGATCGGATCAGACCACGTCCATCTTATCACAGCAGATAGGCCGGTCCGTCGAGGATTAAAAGGTGGTCCGGTTGCAATGCACACAGCCCTGGGATGGGCCCTACAAGGGGCAGAGGATTGCATGCCAAGCCACGAATCAGTGCAGCAGTGTCTTTTTGTTTCAACTGACTGTCCAAATGACTTGCTCTGTCGTAATGTTGAGAAGCTATGGCAACTTGACATTCTGCCATACCGGAATGAAAAACTGGTGGTTCGATCAAAGGAAGATCAAGAAGCAATTAAACTTCTCGAAAGCCGAACGCAGAGGATTGAAGTTGAAGAAATCCAACGGTATGCCACACCCCTCCTTCGCAGACCTGGAGCTCCAAAACTCATGAGTACAATTCAATCGGTTATGCCTAGTCTGAGGAGCACAGAGAGGAAACTTCAGAGAGACCCAGATAAAGCTGTTGTCTACTCTAGTGAGATTAATAAGCTCATTAAAGCAGGCTACGTTACCAAGCTCCAACCTGAAGAAGTTGCTAAGTCAGAGGAGGCATGGTACATTCCCCACCACCTTGTGTACCACAATGATAAACCAAGAGTGGTCTTCAACTGCTCGTTTAAGTATCAAGGTCTTTCTCTGAATGATCAACTTCTGCCAGGGCCTGCTCTTGGCCCATCATTGTTGGGGGTCCTTTTGCGATTCAGACAACACCAGGTGGCTGTGAGTGCGGACATCCGCGGAATGTTCCATCAAGTCCGTCTGTTGCCTGAGGACAGACCTTTACTCCGCTTTATATGGCGAGATTTACATTGTGAGAACTGTCCAGACGTCTATGAATGGCAGGTTTTGCCGTTTGGTACGACTAGCAGCCCATGTTGTGCCATTTTCGCTGTGCAACAACATGCTCGGAGTAACCAAGAAAATTACCCAGGTGCTCTACACACAGTGCAGCAAAGTTTTTATGTGGACAACTACCTGGCAAGCTTTCCAACCACATCTGAGGTCAAGGAAACAGTTGATCAACTGCGCAGTCTTATGTCTGATGGTGGATTTGACCTTAGACAATGGGCTAGCAACCAACCATCAGTGATATCACATCTACCTACGGAAGCAAGGTCCTTGGCTGCAGAAGAGTGGTTGGGGCAGATTAAGACTGATCCCATGGAGCCAACATTGGGTCTCCGATGGAATTGTGCTGCTGATACCTTAGGATACCACTATCGTCCCATTGAATATGCCGCATTAACAATGAGAACAGCTTACCAAGTCCTGGCCACGCAGTATGATCCCTTGGGCTTCATTGTGCCTTTCACCACCCGAGCGAAAGTGCTCATTCAACAGTTATGGTCCAAACAAAGAGGATGGGATGATCCAAACTTGCCGCCTGATCTTCGTGCGGCCTGGAGCACCTGGGAAAGTGAGTTACAGCATCTTAGTGCCATAACTATTCCTCGTTGTTACTCATCAGGTCCCAAAGATGATCTTCAAAGGTATGACCTCCATGTGTTTTGTGACGCATCCGAGAGGGCGTATGGGGCAGTAGCTTACTTAGTAGAGTCCACCAAAGATGTTACTCATACTTCTTTTGTTATGGCCAGATCGCGAGTGGCTCCCAAGAGGCAACAGTCCATGCCTCGCTTGGAACTATGCGCAGCATTAGCGGGAGCACAGCTAGCAAAGCTTCTGAATGATGAAATCACTCTCACTATCCAGCAGACAATTCTTTGGACAGATTCTACAACTGTGTTAGCGTGGCTTCAGTCTGACTCTTGTAGGTTCAAAGTCTTTGTTGGAACGCGAGTCTCAGAAATACAGGAGTTGACAGAGCCCAGTGCTTGGCGCTACGTGGACACGCAGCAGAACCCAGCAGACGATATTACAAGAGGTAAATCACTCTTCAGTTTTACCGAGCCTGGTGATTGGAGTCAGGGACCATCATTTTTAAAACTGGATTCTGAGCATTGGCCAAAGAGACCTGAACAGGCAACGTCAGATGGGCTACCTGAACTGAAAGGTTTCACTGTATGCTGCCTAACCATTACGGTACCAGATCAAACCCTTCCAGATGCTGCTCAGTTCAGTACATGGAAAGATTTAGTGGAGGCAACTCGACAGACATGTCGAAAGGTGACAGATGATTCTGATAACACCCAGCTCATGGATCACCGTGAAGCAGAATTGGTCCTACTGAGAGAGTGTCAAGCTCAGAGCTTTCCTGAGGAAATAGCAGctcttaaaacaaacaaactcataCCAAGCCACAGTCGACTAACGTGTCTTGCCCCAGAGTGGGATCCAGAAACTAATGTAATCAGAGTCGGAGGGCGATTACGGAGACTGGAGAGCCCAAGTGTAGAACAAATTCATCCGATAGTGCTGGATCCGCAGCATCCAGCAACAAAGCTTCTCATTAAAGACTTTGACGAGCGCTTGTTGCACCCAGGTACAGAACGGGTGTATGCAGAAATACGGAGGCAATATTGGATCTTAAGGGGACGACAAGCTGTTAAACACCATCAGCTTAACTGTGTATCCTGTCAACGATGGCGAGCTCAGCCCAAGGTACCACCAATGGCAGATTTGCCACCTGAACGGCTCAGGCTTCTCTTCCCCCCATTTTATTCTACAGGAGTGGACTGTTTCGGCCCGTATCATGTCAAAATAGGCAGAAGGGTTGAGAAACGGTGGGGTGTCATTTTCAAATGCCTCACCACAAGAGCTGTCCACATAGAGCTTCTCAACTCCATGGATGTGGACGCTTTACTGCTTGCTCTTCGACGATTCATAGCCAGACGTGGCAGACCAAAGGAAATCAGGTCAGATTGTGGCACAAACTTTCGTGGTGCCGAACAAGAACTGCGAGAAACCTTTGCAGCTATGGAATCCCAATTAAAAGAGCAATTAGCCGATTATCAGATCCTCTTCAAGTTTAATCCGCCTAATGCTCCTCATTTTGGTGGTGTTTGGGAGCGAGAGATCCGCTCCATTAAAGCTGCTCTTCAGGTAGCAGTTGGAAGCCAGTCTGTCTCTGAAGATGTCCTGTCTACAGTTTTAGTAGAGGTAGAGGGCATTTTGAATTCAAAACCCCTTGGATACGTCTCAGCAGATGTTGCAGACCTTGATCCCATTACACCGAACCTTCTCCTTATGGGGCGGCGGGATGCATCACTCCCTCAGGTGGCATATGCTCCTGGAGATATGGGGCGGCGCAGATGGCGCCATTGTCAAAATCTTGTGGACCAGTTTTGGTATCAATTTACAAGGAACTACTTACTTGGGCTCCAGGTACGTCAGAAATGGCACAAACCATCGGACAATCTGGCAGTAGACTCAATAGTTCTGATAGTTGATCCACAACTTCCCCGAGCTCAGTGGCCTATTGGTAAAGTGGTTAAGACTGTGGTCAGTAAGGATGGATGTGTGAGAATAGCAGATGTCCTTGTCAGGGGCAAAGTGTACACCAGGCCAGTTGCCCGTCTGATTCTGTTGCCAGCCTTTGAGGATGATACTAAAGACTCTTAA